From Micromonospora sp. NBC_01699, a single genomic window includes:
- a CDS encoding Acg family FMN-binding oxidoreductase — translation MTIATTFSGADLCGAVAAAVRAPSLHNSQPWRFRLRDGGIEVSIDPERLLPASDPTRWAARISCGAALFNLRLGLAFAGTPARVRIRPYPYDLDVVARLVPGPPRPATPTERDLYAAIPLRCSNRAPLRPDPVRAEARWRLVEAARAEDAWLEMVIGAPAVQAVAEISRAANRVLERDDDYRAELAGWVRTGLDRDGVPVEAGGPAGEPHDLLPQRAFGVRTRAPGRDFEPEPLVAVLGYSGDSPADQIAAGQALQRVLLTATDARLAVSMLSQPIEVPRAREQLRLALGRHGAPQMVMRIGYGQPGWPTPRRDPDDVIDG, via the coding sequence ATGACGATCGCCACCACCTTCAGCGGTGCCGACCTGTGCGGCGCGGTAGCCGCGGCGGTCCGGGCACCGTCGCTGCACAACAGCCAGCCGTGGCGCTTCCGGCTCCGGGATGGTGGCATCGAGGTGAGCATCGACCCCGAGCGGCTGCTGCCGGCCAGTGACCCGACCCGCTGGGCGGCCCGGATCAGCTGCGGTGCCGCGCTGTTCAACCTGCGCCTGGGACTGGCGTTCGCCGGCACTCCCGCGCGGGTACGGATCCGCCCGTACCCGTACGACCTGGACGTCGTGGCCCGGCTGGTCCCCGGCCCGCCGCGGCCCGCGACCCCGACCGAACGCGACCTGTACGCCGCGATCCCGCTTCGGTGCAGCAACCGCGCACCGTTGCGGCCCGACCCGGTCCGGGCGGAGGCCCGGTGGCGCCTTGTCGAGGCTGCCCGCGCCGAGGACGCGTGGCTGGAGATGGTCATCGGCGCCCCGGCGGTGCAGGCGGTCGCCGAGATCAGCCGGGCCGCCAACCGGGTTCTCGAACGTGACGACGACTACCGCGCGGAGCTGGCCGGTTGGGTCCGGACCGGTCTCGACCGCGACGGCGTGCCGGTCGAGGCGGGCGGCCCGGCGGGTGAACCGCACGACCTGCTGCCCCAACGGGCCTTCGGCGTACGCACCCGCGCACCCGGCCGGGACTTCGAACCCGAACCGCTGGTCGCCGTCCTCGGCTACTCGGGTGACAGCCCCGCCGACCAGATCGCCGCCGGGCAGGCCCTGCAACGTGTGCTGCTCACCGCCACCGACGCCCGTCTCGCCGTCTCGATGCTGTCCCAACCCATCGAGGTGCCTCGGGCCCGCGAGCAGTTGCGGCTGGCCCTCGGCCGGCACGGCGCGCCCCAGATGGTGATGCGGATCGGGTACGGCCAACCGGGCTGGCCGACGCCCCGACGTGATCCGGACGACGTGATCGACGGGTAG
- a CDS encoding response regulator transcription factor gives MIRVFLLDDHEVVRRGLADLLQSAGDIEVVGESGLAQEATARIPALRPDVAILDARLPDGSGIDVCREVRAVDSSIRGLILTSYEDDEALFAAIMAGAHGYVLKQIRGTDLVDAVRRVAAGQSLLDPAVTQRVLERIRNGVEQPRELRTLTEQERRILEYVAEGLTNREIAAKMFLAEKTVKNYVSSLLAKLGLERRTQAAVLATRLLGQRS, from the coding sequence ATGATCCGTGTCTTCCTTCTCGACGACCACGAGGTCGTCCGCCGTGGCCTGGCCGACCTGTTGCAGAGCGCCGGTGACATCGAGGTGGTCGGCGAGTCGGGGCTGGCGCAGGAGGCCACGGCGCGCATACCGGCGCTGCGACCGGACGTGGCGATCCTGGACGCGCGGCTGCCCGACGGCAGTGGCATCGACGTGTGTCGCGAGGTACGCGCCGTCGACTCGTCGATCCGGGGACTGATCCTCACCTCGTACGAGGACGACGAGGCGCTGTTCGCGGCGATCATGGCCGGCGCCCACGGGTACGTGCTCAAGCAGATCCGCGGCACCGACCTCGTCGACGCGGTACGCCGGGTCGCGGCGGGTCAGTCACTGCTCGACCCGGCGGTGACCCAACGGGTACTCGAACGCATCCGCAACGGCGTCGAGCAGCCGCGCGAACTCCGGACGCTGACCGAGCAGGAGCGGCGGATCCTGGAGTATGTCGCCGAGGGGCTGACCAACCGCGAGATCGCCGCGAAGATGTTCCTCGCCGAGAAGACCGTCAAGAACTACGTGTCGAGCCTGCTGGCGAAGCTGGGCCTGGAGCGGCGTACGCAGGCCGCGGTGCTGGCCACCCGGCTGCTCGGCCAGCGCTCCTGA
- a CDS encoding S8 family peptidase codes for MTFSTRTIGRWRALGVVLTASTLVLATTAIPASAGTDPAATGTGPVSADAKGSPGSRTAGAILRAGGKTAVKDSYIVVFKDSVVSRTAVAGKARDVATRAGGRIGHQYSHALRGFEITVNEQAARKIAADPSVAYVEQNHTVSIAGTQTPVPSWGLDRIDQRNRPLDNSYTYPVTGSGVRAYVIDTGIHFAHTDFGGRAVSGYDAVDGGSADDANGHGTHVAGTVGGGSYGVAKGVTLVGVRVLDANGSGTWAQVIGGVDWVTADHDPGELAVANMSLGGAGTAVNAAVANSIADGVSYAVAGGNESTDACTRTPASTPTAITVGATDSGDARASFSNYGTCLDIFAPGVSITSAWHTSNTATNTISGTSMASPHVAGAAALVLAQNPSFSPQQVRDALVNDATNGVVGNPGTGSVNKLLYVANTGTPPANDFSVAVSPASGTTPQGGSVATTVVTATTSGSAQAVSLSATGLPAGTTATFVPPSVTSGANSALTIQTSGSTPPGSYPVTVNGSGASGTRTATYTLVVTGTGGCPSPGQKLGNPGFEAGHSVWQMTPDVIGQHAPYQPPRTGSYNAWLLGYGFTTYDILQQTVTLPAGCSSYQLSFWMKISTAEYEGLAFDGIQVQAIVGSTTTPLATWTNLDATPDYVLRTVDLSAFAGQTFLLRFYATEDWSLPTSVVIDDTALTVS; via the coding sequence ATGACGTTCTCCACCAGGACGATCGGTCGATGGCGGGCACTCGGCGTAGTGCTCACCGCCAGCACGCTGGTCCTCGCCACGACGGCCATCCCGGCGTCGGCGGGCACCGACCCGGCCGCCACCGGCACCGGCCCGGTCAGCGCAGACGCCAAGGGATCGCCCGGCTCACGCACGGCCGGCGCCATCCTGCGGGCCGGCGGCAAGACAGCAGTCAAGGACAGCTACATCGTCGTCTTCAAGGACTCCGTGGTCTCCCGCACGGCCGTGGCCGGCAAGGCGCGGGATGTCGCCACCCGGGCCGGCGGCCGGATCGGCCACCAGTACTCGCACGCGCTGCGGGGCTTCGAGATCACGGTGAACGAACAGGCCGCCCGCAAGATCGCCGCTGACCCGTCAGTCGCCTACGTCGAGCAGAACCACACCGTGTCGATCGCGGGCACCCAGACCCCCGTACCCTCCTGGGGCCTGGACCGCATCGACCAGCGCAACCGCCCGCTGGACAACAGCTACACCTACCCGGTCACCGGGTCCGGCGTACGCGCCTACGTCATCGACACCGGCATCCACTTCGCACACACCGACTTCGGCGGCCGCGCGGTCAGCGGGTACGACGCCGTCGACGGCGGCAGCGCCGACGACGCCAACGGCCACGGTACGCACGTCGCCGGCACCGTGGGCGGCGGCTCCTACGGCGTGGCCAAGGGCGTCACCCTGGTCGGCGTCCGGGTGCTCGACGCCAACGGATCGGGCACCTGGGCCCAGGTCATCGGCGGCGTCGACTGGGTGACCGCCGACCACGATCCCGGTGAGCTGGCGGTGGCCAACATGAGCCTCGGCGGCGCCGGCACCGCGGTGAACGCCGCCGTCGCCAACTCGATCGCCGACGGCGTCAGCTACGCGGTCGCGGGCGGCAACGAGAGCACCGACGCGTGCACCCGTACCCCGGCGAGCACGCCGACCGCCATCACCGTCGGCGCCACCGACAGCGGCGACGCCCGGGCGTCGTTCTCCAACTACGGCACCTGCCTGGACATCTTCGCGCCGGGGGTGAGCATCACCTCGGCCTGGCACACGAGCAACACCGCCACGAACACCATCAGCGGAACCTCGATGGCCAGCCCGCACGTGGCGGGAGCGGCGGCACTCGTGCTCGCGCAGAACCCCTCCTTCAGCCCCCAGCAGGTACGCGATGCGCTGGTCAACGACGCCACCAACGGCGTGGTCGGCAACCCCGGCACCGGCTCGGTCAACAAGCTGCTGTACGTCGCCAACACCGGAACCCCGCCGGCGAACGACTTCTCCGTGGCCGTCTCGCCGGCCTCCGGCACCACCCCGCAGGGCGGATCGGTCGCCACGACCGTGGTCACCGCGACCACCTCGGGCTCGGCGCAGGCGGTCAGCCTCTCCGCCACCGGCCTGCCCGCCGGCACCACCGCGACGTTCGTGCCGCCCTCGGTCACCTCGGGTGCCAACTCGGCGCTGACCATCCAGACGTCGGGCTCGACACCGCCGGGCAGCTACCCGGTCACGGTGAACGGCAGCGGCGCCTCGGGCACCCGGACGGCCACGTACACCCTGGTCGTGACCGGGACCGGCGGCTGCCCGAGCCCCGGCCAGAAGCTGGGCAACCCCGGCTTCGAGGCGGGGCACTCGGTGTGGCAGATGACCCCGGACGTGATCGGCCAGCACGCGCCCTACCAGCCGCCCCGCACCGGGTCGTACAACGCCTGGCTGCTCGGGTACGGCTTCACCACGTACGACATCCTCCAGCAGACGGTGACCCTGCCGGCCGGCTGCTCCTCCTACCAGCTGAGCTTCTGGATGAAGATCAGCACAGCCGAGTACGAGGGCCTCGCCTTCGACGGCATCCAGGTGCAGGCCATCGTCGGTTCGACCACCACCCCCCTGGCGACCTGGACCAACCTGGACGCGACCCCCGACTACGTACTGCGCACCGTCGACCTGTCCGCCTTCGCCGGGCAGACGTTCCTGTTGCGCTTCTACGCCACCGAGGACTGGTCCCTGCCCACCTCGGTCGTGATCGATGACACGGCGCTGACCGTGTCCTGA